In the genome of Triplophysa dalaica isolate WHDGS20190420 chromosome 17, ASM1584641v1, whole genome shotgun sequence, the window TCAAATTGTTTTGCAGGGGAAGTTGGATTCAAGTCACCAGAGAACTTCAAAATCTCTCTTCCTCTACGCACAAATTACCATTATGGAAAAGTGAAGAGAAGCTTGCCAGAAATGTACGCTTTCACTATTTGCTTGTGGCTTAAGTCAAGTGCAAGCCTTGGAACCCCTGGTGTTGGAACCCCTTTTTCTTATGGAGTGCCAGGGCAGGCAAATGAGATTGTACTGATCGAATGGGACAGTAACCCACCAGAACTAATCATCAATGACAAGGTACACAACCGACATGttaagaaaagcatttttttcacattttaatccATGTTGTCAAAAACAAATTGCAAATCTACTTTTGTCTGCCATTGTTTGCTCACCCCTGTATCAACACACATATTTCCTGTCTTTACATATAAAGTGATATTCAAAGAATTAgtgaataaagtaaataataatgtatgtgttatattttaagtCTTCTGTTGCCATTACAATAGCTATTTTTAGGGACAGACTGAAACTCTAATCACAAATAATCTTCACCTTTACTGGATCTCACACATCTCATTCTCACCTGGGAAGGCATAACCACTGGTGGTTTGAGCATTTTTAGGTGGACTATATTGTTAACACCATCCTATTTTAAATAGGTGGCGCGACTGCCTCTATCACTGGGTGATGGGAGATGGCATCATGTCTGCATCACTTGGACTGTTAGGGATGGGGTTTGGGAAGCCTACCAGGATGGCCAAAAATTGGGTTCAGGTGAGAACCTCGCTCCTTGGCACCCAATCAAACCTGGTGGAGTCATTATCCTTGGCCAAGAGCAGGTGAGAATAAAATCAGAAATTTTACATAACTATCTTCTGCAGCCCCCCCccccatttttttaaattgataatGATGACAAATCATTACATTAAATTAGCACAGTTAGGATTTGGTCGATTTTAAAATGGTAATTATTAGAATTTTTTTCAGTTACATGTATTCTTATTCCATTTATTGATTAATggactttaaaacattttaaattaaacttgaCATCAGACAGAAATCAATATTGCAGTAGATCAAGCATCCGAAtgcaaatcatttaaaagtgaatatactgtaagtgattattgttgttgtttaaacaaGGCCTGTTGTTTATGGCCTCTACAGGATATAGTGGGTGGGCGTTTTGATGCCAACCAGGCTTTTGTGGGTGAGCTGAGCCACTTTAACATCTGGGATCGGGTTCTGCGTTCCTCTGACATTATCTCTATGGCAAACTGCTCATCCTACATGCCTGGGAATGTGGTGGCCTGGACCGAAAGTAATATTGAGGTGTTTGGTGGCGCATCAATATGGCCACTTGAGCTTTGTGAAGCCCGGCTTTTTGATGGTTAAAGATGTCTGTTGAGGTTATTAAACACAATCAttgaaaatgatatattaaagttgttttttaaaggagAACATAAAGATACATTTAATAGCGTTGTGTCTGTGTATAAAGCATAAATACTATCAACATGTGCTTAAAATTATATTCTTCATACTGTTAACAAGGAATTTGTATCCTAAAGCAAATTTTGTAGGTTTAATGGTATCCATATTTACTGTGTTTGGATccccatttttatttaaaggatagtttacccaaaaatttaaattctgtcatcatttattcaccttgtCGTCATTTccaacctgcatgactttcattcttc includes:
- the nptx2b gene encoding neuronal pentraxin-2b, whose translation is MLHFAAGVLCVYAFTCVKVVYGQDEKGERFLCTAIPIDVDKSCPVRPPPVQSATVQEDELRNTVMQLRLTILQQKETIANHIATIKELTSKLSRCETDSEYFRESNKETMDDVPKDSNDTIDILGKTMQSLKDRLENLEQQQMRANISGASFPNDLRNLLQRRLEDLENQLLKKVNELKAEKSQLYNETVAHHQRTDNALNLLTNRISELENGEVGFKSPENFKISLPLRTNYHYGKVKRSLPEMYAFTICLWLKSSASLGTPGVGTPFSYGVPGQANEIVLIEWDSNPPELIINDKVARLPLSLGDGRWHHVCITWTVRDGVWEAYQDGQKLGSGENLAPWHPIKPGGVIILGQEQDIVGGRFDANQAFVGELSHFNIWDRVLRSSDIISMANCSSYMPGNVVAWTESNIEVFGGASIWPLELCEARLFDG